The genomic stretch CTCGGCATGGATGTAGGAGATCTCCTTGAGTTTGAGCGCCCCCTCCATCGCCACAGGCACGCCCATCCCCCTGCCGAGGAAGAGCACACTCTTCGCATCGCCGAAGACCCCCGCACAGTCATCCAGAGAACCTGTATCGGCAAGTATCGCTTCCACGATCTCGGGAATCGCCGAGAGGTCCGCAAACAGGGAGGCGACCTTCTCCGAGGTCAGCAGGCGCTTGGCCTGCGCGAGCTTGAGCGCCAGCACCGTGAGCGCGGCAATCTGCGCGGTGAAGGTCTTCGTCGCCGCGACGCCAATCTCGGGACCGGCGTGGGTGTAGATGACGCCGTCGGCCTCTCTCGTCACGCGCGACCCCACGACGTTCGTGATCGCGATGACCTTGCCGCCACGATCTTTCGCTTCGTGAATCGCCGCCAAGGTGTCTGCGGTCTCTCCCGACTGGGTGATCGCCACACACAGCGTCTTCTCGTCGACAATCGGGTCGCCATAGCGGAATTCGCTTGAGCACTGCACCTCGACTGGCACCCGAACCCACAGCTCAATGAGATTCTTGGCAACGTAGCCTGCGTGCAGGGACGTGCCGCACGCTACCACGTACACGCGGTCGATCGACTCGATCTGCTCCGGCGTCATCGCCAGCTCGGAAAGCTGGATGCTCCCATCCTCGCCCATACGCCCCCTGAGCGTCTCGCGTATGGCCTTGGGCTGCTCAAAGATCTCCTTGAGCATGAAATCTTCGAAGCCGTTCTTTTCGGCGGCGTCGAGGTCCCACTGCACATGCATGAGTTCGGGTTCCACCGCGTTGCCGGCCATGTCTCGCACTGTAACGCCTTCGCTCGTCACAACAGCAATATCGCCGTCGTGTAGCGCGAGCACTTCGCGCGTGTACTCCAGCACGGCCGGGATGTCGCTTGCCACGATGTTCTCACCGTCGCCCAGACCGATGATGAGCGGCGAGTCCTTTCGGGCCGCGACGATGACGCCGGGCTGGCCGCGGTGAACCACCGCGATTGCGTAGCTTCCCTCAAGGTCGGCCATCGCGCGGGCGACCGCCGAGACGAGATCTCCGCGGTAGTGGCTTTCGACCAAGTGCACGATGGTCTCGGTATCGGTCTCACTAC from Coriobacteriia bacterium encodes the following:
- the glmS gene encoding glutamine--fructose-6-phosphate transaminase (isomerizing): MCGIVGYVGPRRASDVLLSGLARLEYRGYDSAGVAILEGDKLKITRRVGKLVNLRNALDAAPLLGGTGIGHTRWATHGRPSEENAHPHTDCTGSIAVVHNGIIENYAELREQLAAAGHVLRSETDTETIVHLVESHYRGDLVSAVARAMADLEGSYAIAVVHRGQPGVIVAARKDSPLIIGLGDGENIVASDIPAVLEYTREVLALHDGDIAVVTSEGVTVRDMAGNAVEPELMHVQWDLDAAEKNGFEDFMLKEIFEQPKAIRETLRGRMGEDGSIQLSELAMTPEQIESIDRVYVVACGTSLHAGYVAKNLIELWVRVPVEVQCSSEFRYGDPIVDEKTLCVAITQSGETADTLAAIHEAKDRGGKVIAITNVVGSRVTREADGVIYTHAGPEIGVAATKTFTAQIAALTVLALKLAQAKRLLTSEKVASLFADLSAIPEIVEAILADTGSLDDCAGVFGDAKSVLFLGRGMGVPVAMEGALKLKEISYIHAEAYPAGEMKHGPIALITDELPVVVVATKGRTYDKVMSNIQEVRARGAHVIAVATEGDEHIRNYAECVLYIPPVIEALSAIPATVPLQLLAYRIAKHRGCNVDQPRNLAKSVTVE